The window gagcggtacaccatgACATATCAAACAGTCCACCAAGATATAACGAGCGATTTCCTTTCGTCTAGTAGCGGACAGTCCACGTACTAATATGTAGtcgaaccggtacgtaccacccataccggatGGTACCATTTGAAATTACATACCATGAATAAGTAGTATTTTTAATTTTACTTCTTCTTCGTTCAATGAATTATATAATCTGGGTGTGCTAGATAGATGCTTGCATTGGAACACCTAACCTCCTTACCAGACACAGAAAGATCTCTCCTTAGAGATAAGAGTAGTATTTATTTAATGGTCCCTATGTTTGTTCATAGTAGCtaaagatatgattttttttttcctgatagaaaatatttcagaaattaAAGGAGCTTCTTTTACCGAGAATTGAAAGGGTTTTTAATTCTTTCAATAAACTCTATAACTAGTTGTTAGTGGATTAATTGGGTTGATTAGACTTAAAGTGATCTAATGATTTCAATGGTCCTCACTAATATTTTATTTTCCGAGATTAGGGATTTTTATTAAGAACAATGACATTTCTTGCACAAGTTTAGGCTATCTGTTCCTTCATTAAGATCAATGGCATTTTTCCAAGTAGAAACTACATGCAATGGTAGTCCCTAAAATATGAGATTTAGCCGATCAAATCCTTCCATCATTATCATTATTAATAGTTTAACTAGTCAATTGAAAtcagtaaaaacaaaaaaaaaaacaaaaatatttttttttggaaaacTTTAAATGGATTTTGGATAGTTAAAAGCTTGTAGAATCAATTTGAACCAGTAACTGATATATTTATGTGGAAAATCTCTGGATACCAATGACAACAAATGATGAGttaatttaattaatataaaattataattcaagaATTAATTTGATATAAAAGATTTAATATAAAACAAGTGAAGTAGGTTCCACAAatctgaaaaaatattttctaaaaaaatgcaAAAATTGAGAAGCAGATGCCTACAGAGTGCAAACAGACAGATTTATTTATCAGACATTACACATGGTATTTCCTTTCTTCCTCATCAGAAAGTCCCTGAATTGATGGTAATTACTTCATGCTATGGAGTGTGTGAGGTCAAGAGGAGGtgaaatcctctctctctctaacttttAACCCAGAGATTCTTCCTGAATGAAAGTAGAAATGTAGTGGCATCCAAATTGGCAAAGAACCACAGGTCAGACGCTGTAAACACCCGAAGGATTTGCATTTTGGACAATCCATGGATGCTGAAGCAGCCTGTGAAGTGGAAGTCGTTGTGATGAATCTTTGACAAGCATCTGCGGAAGATGTAAACTCATGTCGACGAAAGgtaataaaatatgtaatatgtgGAAGCTGAAAAAAGGGAAAAGTTGGAATAAAAAGACATGGAAGATCATCAAGAACCTGGTTGATAAGGTCCTTTGCACCAGGAGAAACAATTGGTATCGAGGGAAACTTGAGATCAACATTTACTATCCTGAATCAGCAATGTAAACAGCAGCCCAGTTCAAATAGTGACACAGAACTTGCTTTGATCTTCTATATGACAGATAAACTTGAAAATAAGATTACTTGAAGAATTGACCAATAAACTTCTTATGTCAGCGTAGCCCACAAAATTGACCAATAAACTTCTTATATCTATGATGATTGGTAATGATGCAATTTAGCACATGATAGCCAGCTAAATACATTTGGTCATTGATTAACATGGGCTGTCATGCTCATAGTGAAACAGATTTAGAATCATTGATTAATTTTTTTCCAAAGTGGAGGAGGTATCCaacttatttttcttctttttggctAGAAGCAAACAACTTTCATTTCTTTGTGAACAAAAATTTTGAATGAAGCAACAAATTTACGATTATCTCTCTTTTATTAGCTTAAGAGCAACTTAAGATTTCAGTGTCTATGAAATCTTAGCCCAGTAAGCAAAGTACTTCCGCTCCTAAACAGAATATTGTTCGCGAAGCATTTAAACCAGGAACATTTTGTTTGCTTACCTTATGTATGTATCTGAATGTTCCTTTGCTTCAAATGGGGGAACCCCATAAAGGAACTCGTAGCATAATATGCCCAAGCTCCAAATATCCACATTAGCATCATGTTCTGCACTTTCCACTGTGGCCAATATATATGCAGGAAAAAAAAGACCAAAGACAaattttagataaaaatttataaCAGAAATTGATCATGACAAAAGTTGACAAACCCATTTCAGGTGGAAGGTAATCCAGTGTTCCACACATGGTCTGCCTGCGGTTGAACGTGCGAACTGACCACCCAAAATCCGCAATTTTCAGCTCACCCTGTACAATGATTCAACTTCATAACCACTTCAAACTTTGTCTGTGAGGTACCAAGTAAGATCTACCTGAAGCCCGATCAGTATATTCTCTGGCTTGATATCTCTATGTATCACATGCTTCCCATGGAGGTATATCAAAGCTCGCGCTAAAGATGAAATGTACTGATGAACGGTTAGCACACAAACCGATCAGCAAAAGGTAAAAAATTGGGAGGTTGGAGGCTCAAGTTCATCAAATAAAGCAAGTTAACACAGCTGAAGTTAGATGACTAGAAAGCAAACTTCACTGAATAATATCTCAGCCCGAACAGGAATGATTATAGTTTAACTCATACACTATCGAGAGAACTCACAGTAGCGGTGCGCCTTTCACTGAAGTATGTGCACTTCTGCAATTCCTTGTAAAGTTCACCTTTTTCCGCATATTCTAATAGCAAGTAAACACGAGCCTGCAGTAAAAAGGGTAAAGCCAAGCCAGTCAATTGAGTTAGCAAAACAAGATTCCACTAAAACATAGAAAATGACAAAGGGGATCGAACCTCATCATAGAAATAACCGTATAGGCGCAGTATGTTTGGGTGCCGGAGGTGACTCTGTATCTCCACTTCACGCCGCACCTGATGCTCGACTTGAGATTGTTTGAGCTGGCTCTTGAAGAGCACTTTCAATGCCACAATTTGGTTACTCTGTTTTCCAGTTTGACACTAAAAGTTAGCTGTAATAGAATAAAAATCATACCTTGGCAAGGGGAAGTTCTTTGTGTAGTGAGTTTGAGCATTCATCGGATCGACCAAATAAGAACGAAATTCAAGTATTCATGCCATGGAGAATGCAGGccttatgatatgcttattagttTGAAAGGGAGGACCATATGATAAATGATTCTATAGTTCATACCCTCTTTTCCCTGGCCAGGTAGACATGACCAAACTTTCCTCTTCCGAGAGGCTTGCCGATATCAAAATCATCAACCTTCCATCGCCTCTCCGCGGCTGAAACCTTCGGAGGAGACTGCAATCACAAATATTTGTGAGATTGTACCATATAAAAGCTGTGACGCTCCACATCTAATAGATTATTGGCAACTTTCGATCCATATCGTAGCAAATCATTATCacaggaattaaaaaaaaaacccaatTTGGAAACCAACTGCAAAACTCTAATATGTTCTCGAACAGATTACGGTAGCTATCTAACAAACAGACAAATAGAAGAATCCGCCGCCACCACCGTAGCACAAAAACCCTAGATTTTCTTGAGACGACCGCAAGAATCATAGTGGAAAAGGAATCAAGAAAGAGGGCACGGTATAGGGAAGGACATTTGGAATCCGAAAACCTAACTTTCACGGAGAAAAGAGGAGGATCAAACCACAAGACACGAGAATAGACAACCAAACGTGGGATAGAAAGAGGACGGCGGCCCATCTGACGGAGAAGCGAAGATGAGCCCTAACCCGTCAAAGTATTACCTTGCAAGGAACCCTGGAAAACTCAAGATCCCCATCGATTACCTTCTCTGCTTGCTGTGGCTCGGCGGCGATCGGCATCAGGTGATCGAGGAGGGATCGAGAGACGGAGGGCGAATTGCGGAGGGAAGAATTGGGTGGGGTTGGCAATCGAATCGTATTTGAGACGGCGCTCCAACGGTCGAATACTTGGAAGCGCGAAGCCGATCATTTTTTTCAAACTGAGGCCGCGTTGTGAATAAAATTAATAACCCttcaaaactatatatatatatataaatcgtcTTATTCTTTAAAATAACGAATTTTCCCCATTTTTTATTTTCCCAAAAATTaccatttattttaattaatgaaATAAACAATTGTGATAATATCTTTGTAGTATTTTGGTAGATATGTGAAAAACATTGACATAGAAGTCTGCATATTTAATTGTTCATGTTCTTAAATCAATTAAGACAtgtatttgaaattttattttattttatttaggtGAATTAGTTTTTACCCAGTTTTGAGTCCATTTACCTTGATTATgaatatagtattttttaattagattataatattttgatgaaggtaccaaaaatactataaatctattaaaaaatattgacAGTATAAGTCTTATATATAAGAGATCATATTCAACCCctcattttatttatattttaggtATTTCACATACGGAACctctcattttattttatttttaaatattactcaaaattaaaatatagctcaattttttattaattttaaactgttataatatttttattgaggtACTGTAAATGTTATTGAGAAATAGTTTGATAGAGGTTAGGAgtctatttaaattatttataatatttttaagtagatcttatagtatttttattatggttATCAGTATATTCTAATAAACcaatatttgattttattttatttttgaattattataaatatatatctgAATCATATATCACATTATGTCTTATGTGTCTTGACTTTATTTgacttatttatatatttttaaataaattttatagtaaTTTTATTGTGATGGTCAGAATATTATAATATACCAAAAAATTATGTTATACCAAAATTTtataagtatttttagaaataatttaaatatttttaaattaagaatatttgtAACATCCTAATTAGTCCCACGTCAAAATGGAAAGTGAACaaaaattaagattgacttataagggtttgataatTATACTATTGGTTAATGATTAAGACCAAACGAAATTGATAGACTAGTTAGTCCATCAGACTCGAGtcttgacatttggtatcagagccgatggGTTAAGGAGGTGATtataacacttaaaaaaaaaaatacactgattgaaaatatttaaaatataaatatttttataggaAAATCGTCCATAAAAAGAAAACATCAACCTTATCGCAGAAAGAGCCTACCGATCCTTAGCATTAGCCCTTCCCCCCCCTTTCTACAGTCCGTGAACCTGAATTCCCTTAGTCAGCCAGCGTCATTTACTGGGGAAACCTACCCAAATAAATGATCTTAAGTGACGATGACACCTGCTGAAGCAAAAAGGACGATGCAATTACTCCTTCGACACATTGCATTTACTACTGCACACCGTTGAATGGTTCCTGCACGCCTGCCTGCCTGCATGGCGAACATGGAGATCACTAGGCCAATCCATTAATCACCACCCACTCTCTTCGACCCACAACTCCTTGCATGCCTGCCCCGAAGCTAGAGCTCATGTCCATCTCTCTCTTGGAAATAGTTCCGTGATCTCTGGTTGCTAAGCCAGTCAGAAGATCTTTAATGGCCACCCTGTTGTCATTTAAAGCTGCTTTCCCAGTGTGTCAAGACTGAGTAAGTACATGCTAGCTTCCACTGCTGCCCATCTCTTCTTCATTGCTGCTGACAGTTCCGTGTTGGGAAACTGACAATATGGCAACCTCGTTGAATCATCGATCTTAAGACCCACACCCTCTCACTCTAAGAAGAAACCATTGCAGAAGTACGAACTCGCTGCTACTTCCATGGCGGAAACACCGGTATGGCTACTCTTCATGGCCTTCGCCTCCCTGCCGCTGCTTCCTTGGTGCAAAGGTGGCGACGAGGCGGCAGTGAAGGGGATGTTTGTGTTCGGGAGCTCGTTGGTGGACAACGGGAACAACAACTTCTTGAGGAACTCGAAAACGAGGGCAGATTACTCGCCCTACGGGATCGACTTCCCTTGGGGTCCCTCGGGGAGGTTCTCCAATGGCAGAAATCCCGTCGACGTCCTCGGCCAGCTTCTGATGCTTCCTTCGCTGATACCGCCCTTCGCCGACCCCAAGACGAAGGGGAGAAGGATTGTTCATGGCGTCAACTACGCTTCCGGTGGCTCCGGGATCCTCGACCACACCGGTTCTCTGACCGTAAGCCCAACTCCTTCCTCACGTGCATTTGCATGCACAAACACAGCATGTCTCTCGCATTACGTGGTTTAGATTACAGTCGTAAGATTCATACTTGCGATTAATAATCGTCGCAATAGATTACGTCAGGATAAACTATTACTGAGGTTTAGATGATGGACTTCTTTTCAAAGATGGATCTCTTGTATGCGCCTTCTCTTTGCCGTACAGAGTGATAGATTGTCCGAATGCAGTGTAACTTTTCGTGTAATCGCTTCTTGTTGCAGGGTGAAGTAATGAACTTGAGCAGCCAAATAGGGAACTTCGAGGACAAAACACTGCCTGAGTTGAAAGCTCAGCTTGGTAACGGCGGAAGCCGACGCGTCGTCGCGAACCGCTTCCTCTCCCAGTATTTATTCGTGGTTGGAACAGGTGGAAATGACTACCTCCTCAATTACTTCGCCGGCGATGCCAAGAACAGCACCACCTTGTCCGAATTCACCCACGACCTGGTTTCCATCTTGTCAAGCCAGCTCAAGGTAAAGCTTTCGTGTCGGTACGATCACATAGCTGCAGTGCGTGGAGTCACATCCTTAGTTACCAAGATCACAAGTCTTGCAGAAGCTCTACGATCTTGGGGCGAGGAAATTCGTGCTGTTCTCGATTCAAGCCATGGGCTGCGTTCCGGTGGTGAGGGCGAACGTGCCCACGGCCAAGGGAGGCTGCGTCGAGGCCATGAACGAGGCCGCCATCCTCTTCAACTCCCACCTGAGACGGCTAGCCGACGCCTCTCAGAGGAGACGTATGCCCGGCTCCTTCGTGGTGTACGTCAACTCGTACAAGATCATCAGAGACATCATCAACAACCCCATTCGAAGCGGTACGTAGTTGCGTGCGTTGCATGCTGCATGCTGTCTGCTGAAGCTTCGTTTCAGGTTTCTCGGAGACGAGCGATGCGTGCTGCGAGCTGTCGTCGGCCATGGAGGACGGGAGAGGGATACTGTGCCGAAGAGGAGGGCGTGCCTGCGGCGATCGCGACGCCCATGTCTTCTTTGACGGGCTTCACCCTACAGATGCTGTCAATATGAGGATAGCAGTTAAGGCTTATGGATCTAATCTGAAGGCCGAAGCTTACCCCATGAACGTAGGACATTTAGCGAGGTTATCTATGTAGACGAAGGCTTGCTTATCAATGGCAATAAAAGTCATCGAACACATGTCGGATGAGCAAATACATAGTTGTAGCTCATCATCCTTCTATCTCGCTTATGTTGTTGAGAGCTTAGATGTCTCAGTTAATTATTTGTgggttaattatattattatgttctgtaattaattattttaaaattttaaaaattatttttaaaatttttaaaattatttttaatattttaaaaattatattaatattttaaaaattatattaatatttttataattacgaAAATAAAAACATTGATATCTTAAAAagtgaaatctaatttgatacaTGGATCACCTGCCATTTTGATAGGACCAGCCCAACATGACATGATCTTGAATCCAGTGACACCATAGAAGAAGGAAATGACTTCAACCAAGCAAGGGAAAGAACTCATTCAACTGATACTGAGCCAAGCCTCTGCACACCAACATTTCCATGGCTCCTACTCTCACCTGCCCCTCCATCTGCTCTCTTCTTGTTGAGTTCTGCACACATCTCCTCTATCATTGGTTTCCAAATGCGAACTCGGGCATTTATAAACCAATTGGACACCTGCCatcaatgtatcaaaagattcagTGAAGCTTTCGATGTGATACTCCATCGCTTCCTGTTCTAGACTTCAACTTCTTGATCATTTGATACAACCTGTAGTTGTCCGATACAAGATTAGTGCGCATAAGAACTAAAAGTTGTTCTTCATACCTGGCCCTTTGTCAAACCGCTTTTGATCGCGAGCGAATGCTTCTCGTTGTCTTTAGGATACCTGAAATCGTTCAGACAATTCCAGCAAAATCCACTGTAAATTTGTCGGTCATTTACCACAGAAGTCTCTATTAGCGTAGTTCAAAAGATTAACTTACGGATGCAGAAAATTCTCAAACAACCATGCTCGGAGGACCGAGACCGACTTTTCGGGCAAGCCCCTCTGGGGTCTCCAAGATTGTTGGCCACTCTTCTTCAGCTGCCTCAGAGCCCACTGCTTTTGGATCAGCGATGACTCATAGCTTCCCTCGTTCTCGTTTGCCCATGCTATGCTTGGATGTTGATCGATCGTAAGAATCTGACTAGTAATTCTCTTCCTCAAGCTTTTGTAGAGGGAAGAAACTGTGTGCAGTGCGAAGCGAGCAGGGGTGTTCTCAGATGTGCTTGACTGAGATAGGCAAAGGAA of the Musa acuminata AAA Group cultivar baxijiao chromosome BXJ3-2, Cavendish_Baxijiao_AAA, whole genome shotgun sequence genome contains:
- the LOC103976436 gene encoding serine/threonine-protein kinase Aurora-2-like isoform X1, coding for MPIAAEPQQAEKVIDGDLEFSRVPCKSPPKVSAAERRWKVDDFDIGKPLGRGKFGHVYLAREKRSNQIVALKVLFKSQLKQSQVEHQVRREVEIQSHLRHPNILRLYGYFYDEARVYLLLEYAEKGELYKELQKCTYFSERRTATYISSLARALIYLHGKHVIHRDIKPENILIGLQGELKIADFGWSVRTFNRRQTMCGTLDYLPPEMVESAEHDANVDIWSLGILCYEFLYGVPPFEAKEHSDTYIRIVNVDLKFPSIPIVSPGAKDLINQMLVKDSSQRLPLHRLLQHPWIVQNANPSGVYSV
- the LOC103976436 gene encoding serine/threonine-protein kinase Aurora-1-like isoform X2, giving the protein MPIAAEPQQAEKSPPKVSAAERRWKVDDFDIGKPLGRGKFGHVYLAREKRSNQIVALKVLFKSQLKQSQVEHQVRREVEIQSHLRHPNILRLYGYFYDEARVYLLLEYAEKGELYKELQKCTYFSERRTATYISSLARALIYLHGKHVIHRDIKPENILIGLQGELKIADFGWSVRTFNRRQTMCGTLDYLPPEMVESAEHDANVDIWSLGILCYEFLYGVPPFEAKEHSDTYIRIVNVDLKFPSIPIVSPGAKDLINQMLVKDSSQRLPLHRLLQHPWIVQNANPSGVYSV
- the LOC135631080 gene encoding GDSL esterase/lipase At1g29670-like; this encodes MAETPVWLLFMAFASLPLLPWCKGGDEAAVKGMFVFGSSLVDNGNNNFLRNSKTRADYSPYGIDFPWGPSGRFSNGRNPVDVLGQLLMLPSLIPPFADPKTKGRRIVHGVNYASGGSGILDHTGSLTGEVMNLSSQIGNFEDKTLPELKAQLGNGGSRRVVANRFLSQYLFVVGTGGNDYLLNYFAGDAKNSTTLSEFTHDLVSILSSQLKKLYDLGARKFVLFSIQAMGCVPVVRANVPTAKGGCVEAMNEAAILFNSHLRRLADASQRRRMPGSFVVYVNSYKIIRDIINNPIRSGFSETSDACCELSSAMEDGRGILCRRGGRACGDRDAHVFFDGLHPTDAVNMRIAVKAYGSNLKAEAYPMNVGHLARLSM